In one window of Synchiropus splendidus isolate RoL2022-P1 chromosome 15, RoL_Sspl_1.0, whole genome shotgun sequence DNA:
- the LOC128771633 gene encoding rap guanine nucleotide exchange factor 5-like isoform X1: MSWDCGLRYMFSVSPALQHGSILDKEDLSKLDIVQRLAKDGYRFLQNPGKGLERTSEPQNDEAVRVCLRERGHDVLVLHRVSSHQPALPASARGGGREEARRSRRYIVVSGTPEKILEHLLSDLTLDEEQGTAHCKGSDTLLDDFLLTYPVFMSTSDLCQALLGHYCTKGHRGKEDGKDALERKQKVLHLVSQWVSLCRNFLRDDEQVKVFMKTLYRYMLDDLYAHPALEMYLRELQKLYQLHRRQVQEEYSPQRKSRALFHQLSLKEMAGLQSRDTQRETKEVLCHVYITLDSYLSLRVHPGLLAQELLQTVADRMDVSAADLVLVAITYPGGRLLLQPQDRVFSQSSRLVGRLHVCRRDLGEALSPFTDNTELQQRTAHLLTLNTWDVAVALSNVDWNIFVSVHEQELVYFTFSRQTSSSQTASLEQLLQRCDEIQLWVMTEVLLCATLCKRVQLIKKFIKIAAHCKAQRNLHGFFAIIMGLNTAAVSRLTHTWEKVPGKFKKLFSELETITDPSFNHKAYRESFKKMKAPKIPFIPLLLKDITFIHEGNKTFHDNLVNFEKLHMIADTARLIRQCQNDQMGNGVTQKSSAEARSYIDHLHIIDNQQTLFELSNRLEPRC; the protein is encoded by the exons CCACAGAATGACGAGGCGGTCCGTGTGTGCTTGAGAGAGAGGGGCCACGATGTGTTGGTTCTCCATAGAGTGTCGTCACATCAGCCGGCCCTCCCCGCCTCAgcgaggggaggggggagggaggaggcgaggaggagcaggag GTACATTGTGGTCTCTGGGACACCAGAGAAGATCCTGGAGCACTTGCTGAGTGACCTGACCCTGGATGAGGAGCAGGGGACGGCCCACTGCAAAGGTTCAG acACACTGCTGGACGACTTTCTGCTGACGTACCCTGTCTTCATGTCAACCTCAGACTTGTGTCAAGCCCTTCTGGGACA CTATTGCACCAAAGGACACAGAGGGAAAGAGGACGGGAAAGACGCtctggagaggaaacagaaagtCCTCCACCTGGTGTCACAGTGGGTGTCGCTCTGCAGAAACTTCCTGAGAGATGATGAGCAGGTCAAAGTGTTTATGAAG ACCTTGTACCGCTACATGCTGGACGATCTTTACGCGCACCCCGCCCTCGAGATGTATTTACGGGAGCTTCAAAAACTCTATCAGCTGCACCGCAGACA aGTACAAGAAGAATATTCTCCTCAGAGGAAG AGCCGAGCACTTTTCCACCAATTGAGCCTGAAGGAGATGGCAGGGCTGCAGTCCAGAGACACACAGAGGGAGACCAAGGAAG tgctGTGTCACGTCTACATCACGCTGGACTCGTACCTGAGCTTGAGGGTCCACCCGGGCCTCCTGGctcaggagctgctgcagacggTGGCCGACAGGATGGATGTCAGCGCCGCGGACCTCGTCCTGGTGGCCATCACTTACCCTGGAG GTCGACTCCTGCTCCAGCCTCAGGACCGAGTCTTCTCACAGTCGTCACGTCTGGTGGGCCGGCTGCACGTGTGCAGGAGAGACCTCGGGGAAGCCCTG AGTCCATTCACGGACAAcacagagctgcagcagaggacGGCGCACTTGCTCACCTTAAACACGTGGGACGTCGCTGTTGCTCTCAGCAACGTGGACTGGAATATCTTTGTCTCCGTACACGAG CAAGAGCTGGTCTACTTCACCTTCAGCCGACagaccagcagcagccagaCGGCGTCGCtcgagcagctgctgcagcgctgTGATGAGATCCAGCTGTGGGTGATGACCGAGGTTCTGCTGTGTGCCACACTCTGCAAAAGAGTCCAGCTCATCAAGAAGTTCATCAAGATCGCAGCCCA CTGTAAAGCTCAGAGGAACCTGCACGGCTTCTTTGCCATCATCATGGGCCTCAACACCGCAGCGGTCAGCCGCCTCACGCACACATGGGAG AAAGTACCGGGCAAATTTAAAAAGCTGTTTTCTGAGTTGGAGACGATCACA GATCCCTCCTTCAACCACAAGGCATACAGGGAATCCTTCAAGAAGATGAAGGCACCAAAAATCCCCTTCATTCCTCTGCTATTAAAAG ACAtcacttttattcatgaaggcAACAAGACGTTTCACGACAACCTGGTGAATTTTGAGAAGCTG CACATGATAGCAGACACAGCGCGCCTCATCAGACAGTGCCAGAACGACCAGATGG GAAACGGCGTGACCCAGAAGAGCAGCGCAGAAGCCAGAAGTTACATCGACCATCTTCACATCATTGACAATCAGCAGACTCTGTTCGAGCTGTCCAACCGCCTGGAGCCTCGCTGCTAG
- the LOC128771633 gene encoding rap guanine nucleotide exchange factor 5-like isoform X2 has product MVGEMTARKRFNVIGLCLTDASCGCGRLILEAYTADTLLDDFLLTYPVFMSTSDLCQALLGHYCTKGHRGKEDGKDALERKQKVLHLVSQWVSLCRNFLRDDEQVKVFMKTLYRYMLDDLYAHPALEMYLRELQKLYQLHRRQVQEEYSPQRKSRALFHQLSLKEMAGLQSRDTQRETKEVLCHVYITLDSYLSLRVHPGLLAQELLQTVADRMDVSAADLVLVAITYPGGRLLLQPQDRVFSQSSRLVGRLHVCRRDLGEALSPFTDNTELQQRTAHLLTLNTWDVAVALSNVDWNIFVSVHEQELVYFTFSRQTSSSQTASLEQLLQRCDEIQLWVMTEVLLCATLCKRVQLIKKFIKIAAHCKAQRNLHGFFAIIMGLNTAAVSRLTHTWEKVPGKFKKLFSELETITDPSFNHKAYRESFKKMKAPKIPFIPLLLKDITFIHEGNKTFHDNLVNFEKLHMIADTARLIRQCQNDQMGNGVTQKSSAEARSYIDHLHIIDNQQTLFELSNRLEPRC; this is encoded by the exons ATGGTGGGAGAGATGACGGCCAGAAAAAGATTTAACGTTATTGGATTATGTTTAACTGACGCCAGCTGTGGTTGTGGACGCCTCATATTGGAAGCATATACAGCAG acACACTGCTGGACGACTTTCTGCTGACGTACCCTGTCTTCATGTCAACCTCAGACTTGTGTCAAGCCCTTCTGGGACA CTATTGCACCAAAGGACACAGAGGGAAAGAGGACGGGAAAGACGCtctggagaggaaacagaaagtCCTCCACCTGGTGTCACAGTGGGTGTCGCTCTGCAGAAACTTCCTGAGAGATGATGAGCAGGTCAAAGTGTTTATGAAG ACCTTGTACCGCTACATGCTGGACGATCTTTACGCGCACCCCGCCCTCGAGATGTATTTACGGGAGCTTCAAAAACTCTATCAGCTGCACCGCAGACA aGTACAAGAAGAATATTCTCCTCAGAGGAAG AGCCGAGCACTTTTCCACCAATTGAGCCTGAAGGAGATGGCAGGGCTGCAGTCCAGAGACACACAGAGGGAGACCAAGGAAG tgctGTGTCACGTCTACATCACGCTGGACTCGTACCTGAGCTTGAGGGTCCACCCGGGCCTCCTGGctcaggagctgctgcagacggTGGCCGACAGGATGGATGTCAGCGCCGCGGACCTCGTCCTGGTGGCCATCACTTACCCTGGAG GTCGACTCCTGCTCCAGCCTCAGGACCGAGTCTTCTCACAGTCGTCACGTCTGGTGGGCCGGCTGCACGTGTGCAGGAGAGACCTCGGGGAAGCCCTG AGTCCATTCACGGACAAcacagagctgcagcagaggacGGCGCACTTGCTCACCTTAAACACGTGGGACGTCGCTGTTGCTCTCAGCAACGTGGACTGGAATATCTTTGTCTCCGTACACGAG CAAGAGCTGGTCTACTTCACCTTCAGCCGACagaccagcagcagccagaCGGCGTCGCtcgagcagctgctgcagcgctgTGATGAGATCCAGCTGTGGGTGATGACCGAGGTTCTGCTGTGTGCCACACTCTGCAAAAGAGTCCAGCTCATCAAGAAGTTCATCAAGATCGCAGCCCA CTGTAAAGCTCAGAGGAACCTGCACGGCTTCTTTGCCATCATCATGGGCCTCAACACCGCAGCGGTCAGCCGCCTCACGCACACATGGGAG AAAGTACCGGGCAAATTTAAAAAGCTGTTTTCTGAGTTGGAGACGATCACA GATCCCTCCTTCAACCACAAGGCATACAGGGAATCCTTCAAGAAGATGAAGGCACCAAAAATCCCCTTCATTCCTCTGCTATTAAAAG ACAtcacttttattcatgaaggcAACAAGACGTTTCACGACAACCTGGTGAATTTTGAGAAGCTG CACATGATAGCAGACACAGCGCGCCTCATCAGACAGTGCCAGAACGACCAGATGG GAAACGGCGTGACCCAGAAGAGCAGCGCAGAAGCCAGAAGTTACATCGACCATCTTCACATCATTGACAATCAGCAGACTCTGTTCGAGCTGTCCAACCGCCTGGAGCCTCGCTGCTAG